A window of the Anoplolepis gracilipes chromosome 11, ASM4749672v1, whole genome shotgun sequence genome harbors these coding sequences:
- the Stc gene encoding protein shuttle craft: protein MAAWNGSFPEEANYSAAEGNWTYYENTGYPQNVSARGHYPGASDRSGYEQNGPAAFYQPSNMVPLDTYQEHILPSSSVARGSNNDSCSMNGIGSANAPFRDNHRPRAKGGRTIGKPTMSEGDIIRSSIVQNSNLQATANEFVPNSIRLNKKDRFSKKDNYNNATGGSFDGQTFRPRSNNKYMSDNRYKDERRYDSRRDVNYRQKNSQNVHVPPRSNYRDTQRSWYNARNYNKFQNGKYYNRRHQSDSSFEEQYAAGKAHTSTAEFSGSFTFDSQESKTSAKESQEDDSSSDVGRSREGTYEDNDLEKNASLKALETQRNNKPKQFTDHANTSNYYKYNYKYKNYYKYNSDDVQSEPGGKHKTAIATKYMHKRNNEVTANHKEKNLENWRDRTEDNEAACVQAKNMKKKHKIDDDASQRERLTEQLNRGILECLVCYEHVKQSEYVWSCSNCYHVLHLKCIKKWAKSSQSESSWKCPACRDISFLVPENYYCFCGKRKMPEWNRRDVAHSCGEICGRNLSKNNCVHKCTLLCHPGSCPQCVAMVTKYCGCGRTSKMLLCSAHQLLQCDSICEKNLSCGKHTCQRKCHQGECESCDETVQQTCFCGKKTQEVPCRANVTDTYSCNNICNKPLDCEKHYCQKVCHLEACEPCSLMPERVTTCCCGQTPLTEKRESCLDPVPICDKICSKRLKCGQPSNPHICKTPCHVGECPDCDLNTDVKCRCGNMDREIACKDLKSKADDARCEKRCKKKRSCGKHNCNQLCCIDIEHICPLPCSKTLSCGRHKCQERCHMGRCSPCWQSSFEELYCECGAEVIYPPVSCGTRRPVCNRPCSREHPCDHEVLHNCHSEPACPPCSVLTQRWCHGKHELRKAVPCHVKEISCGLPCNKPLTCGRHKCITMCHAGPCEKPGQQCVQPCSTTRELCGHICGSPCHEGKCPDMPCKEMVKVTCQCGHRTMSRVCADNAREYQRIASNILASKMADMQLGHSVDLEEVFGQGAKKQNQLKTLECNDECKTIERNRRLALGLQIANPDLSGKLMPRYTDYMKQWAKKDPHFCQMVHDKLTELVQLAKTSKQKYRSYSFDIMNREKRHFVHESCQHFGCESQAYDEEPKRNVVATAVKDKCWLPSYSLLEMVQREKGQRKVPGPVLNASKGNNSIKTVLSLPIKQSQKSLPLSSTAKTTDKEIDYFNYQG, encoded by the exons aTGGCCGCCTGGAACGGCTCGTTCCCGGAAGAAGCGAATTACTCTGCCGCGGAAGGCAACTGGACGTACTACGAGAACACGGGGTATCCGCAAAACGTCTCGGCGAGGGGCCACTATCCGGGAGCCAGTGATCGATCAGGGTACGAGCAGAACGGACCGGCCGCTTTCTATCAACCGTCGAACATGGTGCCTTTAGATACTTATCAGGAACACATACTGCCAAGCTCGTCCGTTGCAAGAGGCTCGAATAATGATTCATGTTCCATGAACGGCATCGGTTCGGCTAACGCGCCCTTCCGCGACAATCACAGGCCGAGAGCCAAGGGCGGCAGGACGATCGGCAAGCCTACCATGTCGGAAGGCGATATCATCCGGTCCAGCATAGTGCAAAACTCAAATTTACAAGCTACAGCCAATGAATTCGTGCCAAACAGTATTAGATTAAATAAGAAGGACAGATTTAGCAAGAAGGACAATTATAATAACGCGACAGGAGGTAGCTTTGATGGGCAGACTTTCAGGCCGAGATCAAATAACAAGTATATGTCTGATAATAGGTACAAGGATGAGAGACGTTATGACAGTAGAAGGGATGTAAATTATAGGCAGAAAAATTCACAAAACGTACATGTTCCACCAAGATCTAATTACAGGGATACCCAGAGAAGTTGGTACAACGCgagaaattacaataaatttcagaatggcaaatattataatagaagaCACCAGTCAGATTCATCATTCGAAGAACAATATGCTGCTGGGAAAGCTCATACATCTACAGCTGAATTCAGTGGTTCGTTCACATTTGACAGCCAAGAAAGTAAGACTTCTGCTAAAGAATCTCAAGAAGATGATTCATCTTCAGATGTTGGCAGAAGTAGAGAAGGGACATATGAGGATAATGATTTGGAGAAAAATGCCTCCTTGAAAGCCCTTGAGACACAACGAAATAATAAACCTAAGCAATTCACTGACCATGCTAATAcgtctaattattataaatacaattataaatataaaaactattataaatacaattcaGATGATGTACAGTCTGAACCTGGTGGTAAACACAAAACTGCAATTGCTACAAAGTATATGCATAAAAGAAACAACGAGGTGACAGCAAATCACAAAGAGAAGAATTTGGAGAATTGGAGAGATAGGACAGAAGATAATGAGGCAGCATGTGTACAGgcaaaaaatatgaagaaaaaacataaaatag ATGATGATGCAAGTCAAAGGGAGAGATTGACGGAGCAATTGAACAGGGGAATATTAGAATGTTTAGTCTGTTATGAGCATGTCAAGCAAAGCGAGTATGTTTGGTCCTGCAGTAATTGTTACCACGTATTGCATctaaaatgcattaaaaaatggGCGAAATCGTCTCAGAGCG AAAGCAGTTGGAAGTGTCCAGCTTGCCGGGATATTAGTTTTCTTGTACCAGAGAATTATTACTGTTTCTgcggaaagagaaagatgccGGAGTGGAATCGTAGGGACGTGGCGCATTCGTGCGGCGAGATCTGCGGCCGTAATCTGTCCAAGAACAATTGTGTACACAAATGTACCCTGCTCTGCCATCCCGGTTCTTGTCCACAATGCGTGGCGATGGTGACCAAGTATTGCGGCTGCGGAAGAACGTCGAAGATGCTACTATGCAGTGCTCATCAACTATTGCAGTGTGATTCGATATGTGAGAAAAATCTGTCATGCGGCAAGCACACTTGTCAGAGAAAGTGTCATCAGGGAGAATGCGAGTCTTGCGACGAGACCGTGCAACAAA cTTGTTTTTGTGGTAAAAAAACTCAGGAGGTACCTTGCCGAGCTAATGTCACAGATACATATTCCTGTAATAATATCTGTAATAAACCATTGGATTGTGAGAAACATTATTGCCAAAAAGTCTGCCATCTGGAAGCATGCGAGCCTTGCTCTTTGATGCCCGAGAGAGTCACAACATGTTGTTGCGGACAAACGCCATTAacggagaagagagaaagttgCTTGGATCCTGTGCCTATCTGTGACAAAATCTGTTCTAAGCGTCTGAAATGCGGCCAGCCTA GTAATCCACACATCTGCAAAACACCGTGCCATGTCGGTGAATGTCCAGACTGCGATTTGAACACCGATGTCAAGTGTCGATGCGGTAACATGGATCGCGAAATTGCTTGCAAGGACCTGAAGAGTAAAGCCGACGATGCGCGTTGCGAGAAGCGTTGCAAGAAAAAACGATCCTGCGGCAAGCATAACTGCAACCAGCTGTGTTGTATCGACATCGAGCACATTTGCCCGTTGCCGTGTTCGAAGACGTTGAGCTGCGGTCGGCACAAGTGTCAAGAGAGATGTCACATGG GGAGATGTTCGCCTTGTTGGCAAAGTAGCTTCGAAGAGCTATACTGCGAGTGCGGTGCCGAGGTGATCTATCCACCGGTATCATGCGGTACGAGGAGGCCTGTTTGTAATCGGCCATGTTCTCGCGAGCATCCCTGCGATCACGAGGTGCTGCACAACTGTCACAGCGAGCCGGCGTGTCCGCCTTGCAGTGTCTTGACCCAGAGATGGTGCCACGGTAAACACGAGCTCAGAAAGGCTGTGCCGTGCCATGTGAAAGAGATTTCGTGTGGTCTACCGTGCAATAAGCCGCTGACGTGCGGACGACATAAGTGCATCACAATGTGTCATGCCGGGCCATGCGAAAAACCTGGACAACAGTGCGTGCAACCTTGCAGTACGACGAGGGAGTTGTGCGGACATATCTGTGGCTCTCCGTGCCACGAAGGCAAGTGTCCAGACATGCCTTGTAAAGAGATGGTTAAG GTTACATGTCAGTGCGGACATAGGACTATGAGTCGTGTTTGCGCCGATAATGCGCGAGAATATCAACGGATAGCAAGTAATATACTAGCCAGTAAGATGGCCGACATGCAGCTCGGTCATTCTGTTGATCTGGAAGAAGTATTCGGGCAAGGCGCAAAGAAACAGAATCAGCTAAAGACTCTGGAGTGTAACGATGAATGTAAGACCATAGAGAGAAACAGGAGACTCGCGCTGGGATTGCAGATCGCTAATCCCGACTTGAGCGGCAAATTGATGCCCAGATATACTGATTACATGAAACAATGGGCCAAAAAAGATCCACACTTTTGCCAAATGGTCCATGATAAACTGACGGAACTGGTTCAATTGGCGAAAACATCTAAGCAGAAGTATCGAAGTTACTCATTTGACATTATGAATAGGGAAAAGCGTCATTTCGTACATGAGTCATGTCAACATTTTGGTTGTGAGAGTCAAGCGTATGATGAAGAGCCGAAAAGAAATGTCGTCGCCACTGCTGTGAAAGATAAG TGCTGGCTACCAAGTTATAGTTTATTAGAAATGGTACAGCGGGAGAAGGGACAAAGAAAAGTTCCAGGACCAGTACTTAACGCTTCTAAgggaaataattctataa